A single Cyprinus carpio isolate SPL01 chromosome A20, ASM1834038v1, whole genome shotgun sequence DNA region contains:
- the LOC122134153 gene encoding stathmin-4-like isoform X2 produces the protein MILAAYRDKVKELPLVSLLCSCINSNPAENPTYKAEDAVDLSWCVIKDMEVIELNKRASGQAFEVILKPPSFDGVPELNTSMPHVRTPSLEEIQKKLEAAEERRKFQEAEMLKHLAEKREHEREVIQKAFEENNNFIKNAKEKLEQKMEAIKENREALLAAMLERLQEKDKHAEEVRKNKELKEEACR, from the exons ATGATTTTGGCAG CATATCGAGACAAGGTGAAGGAGCTCCCTCTAGTTTCACTTCTGTGCTCCTGCATCAATTCAAACCCTGCTGAAAACCCCACATATAAGGCTGAGg ATGCAGTGGATCTCAGCTGGTGTGTGATCAAAGATATGGAGGTCATTGAGCTGAACAAGCGGGCCTCGGGCCAGGCATTTGAGGTGATCCTGAAACCCCCCTCTTTTGACGGCGTGCCTGAGCTTAACACATCCATGCCCCACGTAAGGACCCCCTCACTGGAGGAGATCCAAAAGAAACTGGAAGCAGCTGAGGAGCGGCGGAAG TTTCAGGAGGCTGAGATGTTAAAGCATCTTGCTGAGAAGAGGGAGCATGAGAGAGAGGTCATCCAGAAGGCTTTTGAGGAGAACAACAACTTCATTAAGAATGCTAAAGAAAAGTTGGAGCAGAAGATGGAGGCCATTAAAGAAAACCGCGAGGCTTTGCTTGCTGCCATGCTGGAGAGACTACAGGAAAAG GACAAACACGCAGAGGAGGTGAGGAAGAACAAAGAGCTGAAAGAGGAGGCCTGCCGGTAG
- the LOC109106996 gene encoding stathmin-4-like, with protein MEVIELNKRASGQAFEVILKPPSFDGVPELNTSMPQRKDPSLEEIQKKLEAAEERRKFQEAEMLKHLAEKREHEREVIQKAFEENNNFIKNAKEKLEQKMEAIKENREALLAAMLERLQEKDKHAEEVRKKQRVERGGLPVEERLLRWTA; from the exons ATGGAGGTCATTGAGCTGAACAAGCGGGCCTCGGGCCAGGCATTTGAGGTGATCCTGAAACCCCCCTCTTTTGACGGCGTGCCTGAGCTTAACACATCCATGCCCCAGCGTAAGGACCCCTCACTGGAGGAGATCCAAAAGAAACTGGAAGCAGCTGAGGAGCGGCGGAAG TTTCAGGAGGCTGAGATGTTAAAGCATCTTGCTGAGAAGAGGGAGCATGAGAGAGAGGTCATCCAGAAGGCTTTTGAGGAGAACAACAACTTTATTAAGAATGCTAAAGAAAAGTTGGAGCAGAAGATGGAGGCCATTAAAGAAAACCGCGAGGCTTTGCTTGCTGCCATGCTGGAGAGACTACAGGAAAAG GACAAACACGCAGAGGAGGTGAGGAAGAAACAAAGAGTTGAAAGAGGAGGCCTGCCGGTAGAGGAGCGCCTGCTGCGCTGGACAGCTTGA
- the LOC109107529 gene encoding interleukin-17C-like produces the protein MIIYSTPDLSIYVKIRKLKASSPAHINRKVRCRAQTLAVLCVPAPKSHQGTYIFILKMQLSLVFRAVLLLYLLGHLLNGASSQKKSKRKSKKGKRVILDPSLNLSMNAPPSPSRSLSPWTYEESWDNSRIPSEISEAKCEKKGCLTKDGEEDFGLESKPIYYQINILRRVKKKNAMQYALKLETKIVSLGCTCVLPIVVPQN, from the exons ATGATTATCTACAGTACTCCAGATTTGTCTATCTATGTCAAGATCAGGAAGTTAAAGGCTTCCTCACCAGCCCATATAAACAGAAAGGTTAGATGCAGGGCTCAGACACTTGCTGTCCTTTGTGTGCCAGCTCCGAAGAGCCATCAGGgaacttacatttttattctgaAGATGCAGCTGTCTTTG GTTTTCAGAGCTGTGCTGCTGCTTTACCTGCTTGGCCATTTATTAAATGGTGCTTCTTCTCAGAAAAAGtctaaaagaaaatcaaaaaaaggAAAGCGGGTCATCTTGGATCCATCTCTGAACCTTTCAATGAACGCCCCCCCTTCTCCAAGCAGATCTTTATCACCATGGACATACGA AGAATCCTGGGACAATTCACGAATCCCATCGGAAATCTCTGaggcaaaatgtgaaaaaaaaggctGTTTAACCAAAGATGGTGAAGAAGACTTCGGACTGGAATCTAAACCCATTTACTACCAGATCAACATCTTGAGgagagtgaagaaaaaaaatgctatgcaGTATGCCCTTAAACTAGAGACTAAAATCGTTAGTCTGGGCTGTACATGTGTTCTACCCATTGTTGTGCCTCAGAATTAG